A part of Gambusia affinis linkage group LG19, SWU_Gaff_1.0, whole genome shotgun sequence genomic DNA contains:
- the cdc37 gene encoding hsp90 co-chaperone Cdc37, with protein sequence MSRIDYSVWDHIEVSDDEDDTHPNIDTPSLFRWRHQARVERMEEFQNKGEEINKTLMECRRKLAETQRKLQELSVASSEDAKTELNKVQAEEKKLKKEEREWSKKMDEHRREEKKMPWNVDTLSRDGFSKSIVNVKPEVGQETEEEKEQKHKTFVEKYEKQIKHFGMLRRWDDSQKYLSDNPYLVCEETANYLVIMCIDLEVEEKHALMEQVAHQTIVMQFILELAKSLKVDPRGCFRQFFSKIKTADQQYQDAFNDELESFKERVRGRAKIRIEKAMKELEEEERQKRLGPGGLDPVEVYESLPTEMQKCFDDKDIQMLQDVISKMDPTEAKHHMKRCIDSGLWVPNAKVDVEGKDEEPTYEEVKQEQEETKKE encoded by the exons ATGTCCAGGATAGACTACAGCGTGTGGGACCACATTGAGGTCtcagatgatgaagatgatacCCACCCTAACATCGACACACCGAGCCTCTTTAGATGGAGACACCAG GCTCGTGTGGAGAGAATGGAAGAGTTCCAGAATAAAGGTGAAGAAATCAACAAGACTCTAATGGAGTGTCGGCGTAAGCTGGCAGAGACGCAGAGGAAACTGCAGGAGCTGAGCGTCGCCTCGTCGGAAGATGCCAAAACAGAGCTGAACAAAGTCCAGGCGGAGgagaagaaattaaagaaagagGAACGAGAATGGTCGAAGAAGATGGATGAACAcagaagagaggagaagaagatgCCCTGGAATGTGGACACGCTTAGCAGAGATGGTTTCAGCAAG AGTATCGTTAATGTCAAACCTGAGGTTGGACAAGAaactgaagaggagaaggagcagAAGCACAAAACCTTTGTGGAGAAGTATGAGAAACAGATTAAACATTTCG GGATGTTGCGGCGTTGGGATGACAGCCAGAAGTACCTATCTGACAATCCTTATCTGGTATGCGAAGAAACTGCCAATTATCTTGTCATCATGTGCATTGACCTTGAAGTGGAAGAG AAACATGCACTGATGGAGCAAGTAGCTCATCAGACTATAGTGATGCAGTTCATACTTGAATTGGCAAAGAGCTTGAAAGTGGACCCCCGTGGCTGCTTCCGTCAATTCTTTTCCAAGATTAAG ACGGCCGATCAGCAGTACCAGGATGCATTTAATGATGAGCTCGAGTCATTCAAGGAGCGAGTTAGAGGAAGGGCAAAGATCCGCATAGAGAAGGCTATGAAGGAACTGGAAGAAGAAGAACGACAGAAGCGCTTAGGACCTGGTGGACTCGATCCCGTTGAAGTCTATGAATCTCTGCCAACT GAAATGCAGAAATGCTTTGATGACAAAGACATCCAAATGTTACAAGACGTCATCAGCAAAATGGACCCAACG GAGGCGAAACATCACATGAAGAGATGCATCGACTCT
- the cmc4 gene encoding cx9C motif-containing protein 4 — protein sequence MPQKDPCQKQACAIQKCLQANKYMESMCEEVIQNMRRCCEVHRGNSTCCSGFKDSKPTENKNET from the exons ATGCCGCAGAAAGATCCTTGTCAAAAGCAGGCATGCGCCATCCAGAAGTGTTTGCAAG CTAATAAGTACATGGAGAGTATGTGCGAGGAGGTGATCCAAAACATGCGGCGGTGCTGTGAAGTCCACAGGGGAAACTCGACCTGCTGCTCCGGTTTTAAGGACTCCAAACCGACTGAAAACAAGAACGAAACATAA
- the LOC122821548 gene encoding intercellular adhesion molecule 1-like: MGNNFLIWILVLCMFYKVSGEGCSLILKPSRVVVGFGESVTVSCEATRPVRVMGWESAIGAVHTQEDRSVQWKVDSLIEWIEEPICYGVFFTAPRQCEEKLNLVLYKTPDSISIRQTNHTGPMVEGKEYQLLCEVQNIAPVQYLTLRWYRGQTEVYQHSFSDLTSSSPVQVSSILVITPTKAENDAEYKCVAELDLGPEGPQPPPTLGSEPLAVSIYFPPTFLSPETEVLDFTAGAEVTLNCTAMGNPVPVYSWQSIHPTEEKMKAEAVITSSSLLPGTYTCTASNTLEKKSKQFIIKEKIKGV; this comes from the exons ATGGGAAACAACTTTCTTATTTGGATACTCGtactttgcatgttttataaaG TGTCAGGAGAAGGTTGCTCCCTTATTCTCAAGCCGTCCAGGGTTGTGGTGGGCTTTGGGGAGTCAGTGACAGTCAGCTGTGAAGCCACACGCCCAGTTCGTGTCATGGGCTGGGAGTCGGCCATCGGAGCGGTGCACACACAGGAGGACCGGTCTGTCCAGTGGAAGGTAGACAGCCTTATTGAGTGGATAGAGGAGCCCATCTgctatggggtttttttcacaGCTCCGAGACAGTGTGAAGAGAAACTCAACCTTGTTCTTTACA aaactCCAGACAGCATTTCTATCAGGCAGACAAACCACACTGGCCCCATGGTGGAAGGAAAAGAGtaccagctgctctgtgaggttcAGAATATCGCTCCTGTTCAGTACCTCACACTGAGGTGGTACCGAGGTCAGACTGAGGTCTATCAGCACTCCTTCTCTGACCTCACATCATCTTCCCCTGTACAAGTGTCCTCTATCCTTGTCATCACAccaacaaaagcagaaaacgaTGCAGAGTATAAGTGTGTAGCGGAGCTGGATCTTGGACCAGAGGGACCACAACCGCCTCCTACTCTGGGCTCAGAGCCCCTCGCTGTGTCCATATACT ttcCCCCAACATTTCTAAGTCCTGAAACAGAGGTGTTAGACTTTACAGCAGGAGCTGAAGTCACCTTAAACTGCACAGCCATGGGAAACCCTGTGCCTGTATACAGCTGGCAGTCCATCCATCCCACAGAAGAGAAAATGAAGGCAGAAGCTGTTATTACTTCCTCCTCGCTGCTCCCAGGCACTTACACATGCACTGCCTCAAACACgctggaaaaaaagagcaagcaGTTCATTATCAAAGAAAAGATCAAAG GTGTGTGA